The following coding sequences lie in one Capsicum annuum cultivar UCD-10X-F1 chromosome 5, UCD10Xv1.1, whole genome shotgun sequence genomic window:
- the LOC107852996 gene encoding uncharacterized protein LOC107852996 has product MATLEIEDKRIEEVLSFPILLSDRISQAAEEADFFKTDCAEVGKQADRLCQMLRSIARFNTSTTSSLYERPVRRIVADVSKNLDRALTLVRKCKRRGILRRVVRMVTAADFRKLNNLLESSIADMKWLLSISDNDCCGGGGIVLSLPPIASNDPIISWVWSFIASLYLGQLNDKIEAANELASLAKDNDRNKKIIVEEGGIFPFLKLLKDKTSTPDAQIAAAVALCYLANDEDRVREIIREMGVPIIVQLLGDSPTRIQIQLADLVAGMADHSSLAREEFARENVIRPLVTLLSYDIPIDEPKLGNGKQSIHSIVQINKELEKNSSGLYNYRHIPGSPLPVHYSDGSSKGVSYRKEKENEKPEMKYQLKASCAKALWMLSKGSVVISKRITDTKGLLCLAKVVEREQGELQLNCLMTIMEITAAAESNADLRRAAFKTNSPAAKAVVDQLLKVIKESDNPILQIPAVRSVGSLARTFPARETRVIGPLVEQLSNRNLDVAAEAAASLEKFTCPQNFLCTEHSKTVIEYRGVPPLMRLLRGNERSKLHGLMLLCHLASHAGNSEALEQARVFTALEGVDRSLLAVHPELKELVPDAMYHLNVYHSGVLTERQYIGH; this is encoded by the coding sequence ATGGCGACATTGGAAATAGAGGATAAGCGAATAGAGGAAGTCTTATCATTTCCAATTCTATTATCTGACCGGATTAGTCAAGCAGCCGAAGAAGCCGACTTTTTCAAAACTGACTGCGCCGAGGTCGGTAAACAAGCCGACCGGCTCTGTCAGATGCTCCGGTCCATTGCCCGCTTCAATACCTCAACTACCAGTTCTCTTTACGAACGTCCGGTCCGTCGAATCGTTGCTGATGTTTCCAAGAATCTCGACCGGGCCTTAACCCTAGTTCGCAAGTGCAAACGCCGGGGAATCCTTCGCCGTGTTGTCAGAATGGTCACTGCCGCCGATTTTCGTAAGCTTAACAACCTTCTAGAATCTTCCATAGCAGATATGAAGTGGCTCCTTAGCATCTCTGATAATGATTGTTGTGGAGGTGGAGGTATTGTTCTGTCTCTTCCACCAATTGCTAGTAATGACCCCATAATTtcttgggtgtggtcttttattgcTTCATTATATTTGGGTCAATTGAATGATAAAATTGAGGCTGCTAATGAATTAGCTTCACTTGCTAAAGATAATgatagaaataagaaaattatagttGAAGAAGGTGGAATTTTCCCTTTTCTGAAGCTCTTGAAGGACAAAACTTCAACCCCGGATGCTCAAATTGCTGCTGCTGTAGCCCTTTGTTATCTAGCCAATGACGAAGATAGGGTCCGGGAAATTATTCGTGAAATGGGGGTACCAATAATAGTTCAATTATTGGGGGATTCCCCGACCAGAATCCAAATTCAGTTGGCTGATTTGGTGGCAGGAATGGCAGATCACAGTTCGTTAGCTCGGGAGGAGTTTGCTAGGGAGAATGTCATTAGGCCGCTAGTGACATTGTTATCATATGAtattccaatagatgaaccaAAATTGGGAAATGGGAAGCAAAGCATACATTCTATTGTGCAGATAAACAAGGAGTTGGAAAAGAATTCATCAGGGTTGTATAACTACCGACATATACCTGGATCGCCGTTGCCAGTGCATTATTCTGATGGGAGTAGCAAAGGTGTGAGTTACAGGAAGGAGAAAGAGAATGAGAAGCCAGAAATGAAGTATCAGCTGAAAGCTAGTTGTGCTAAGGCTCTGTGGATGCTTTCCAAGGGAAGTGTTGTGATTAGTAAGAGGATAACGGATACCAAAGGTTTGCTTTGTTTAGCTAAGGTTGTTGAGAGAGAACAGGGAGAGTTACAGCTTAATTGCTTGATGACGATAATGGAAATAACTGCTGCTGCTGAATCAAATGCTGATCTTAGAAGGGCTGCTTTCAAGACGAACTCTCCTGCTGCGAAGGCTGTTGTAGATCAATTATTGAAGGTGATTAAAGAGTCTGATAACCCAATACTACAAATTCCGGCTGTTAGATCAGTTGGTTCACTGGCTAGGACATTTCCAGCAAGAGAAACTCGTGTAATTGGTCCTTTAGTGGAGCAGCTTAGTAATAGGAACCTGGATGTAGCAGCAGAAGCTGCTGCCTCTCTGGAAAAATTTACTTGTCCTCAGAATTTCTTGTGTACGGAGCACTCAAAAACGGTTATTGAATATAGAGGTGTCCCTCCTCTGATGAGACTGTTGAGAGGAAATGAACGATCGAAATTGCATGGGTTGATGCTCCTCTGCCACCTAGCATCACATGCTGGTAACAGTGAGGCTTTAGAACAAGCACGAGTATTCACTGCTCTCGAGGGGGTAGATCGCTCATTATTGGCAGTACATCCCGAGTTGAAGGAGTTGGTGCCAGACGCAATGTATCACCTAAATGTTTATCACTCTGGCGTACTTACTGAGAGGCAATATATTGGTCATTGA